From a single Sparus aurata chromosome 13, fSpaAur1.1, whole genome shotgun sequence genomic region:
- the LOC115593985 gene encoding interleukin-1 receptor accessory protein-like — protein sequence MKLPCVVKALGSLCLLLADGFPVSEDESPKIIGPHRVTIKAQLGQQLFLHCEAFANCDADQTVIYWLVNGSFPEDTPSSGRIVESEESTLEEGAILQRSLLLKNVTSEDLKSTFTCVVTNAAGTAQKFARLKSSGCHMGIARKQ from the exons ATGAAGCTGCCGTGTGTTGTCAAAG CTTTGGGATCCTTGTGTCTGCTGCTCGCAGATGGATTTCCAG TTTCTGAGGATGAATCTCCAAAGATCATTGGGCCACATCGCGTCACCATAAAAGCTCAGCTAG GACAGCAGCTGTTTCTTCACTGTGAAGCGTTTGCAAATTGTGATGCTGATCAGACAGTCATCTACTGGCTCGTCAATGGCTCTTTCCCCGAAGACACGCCCAGCAGTGGCAGAATAGTAGAGTCAGAGGA atcAACATTGGAGGAGGGTGCAATCCTTCAGAGGAGTCTGCTGTTGAAGAACGTCACCTCAGAGGACCTCAAATCCACCTTCACCTGCGTGGTGACAAATGCTGCTGGAACAGCCCAAAAGTTCGCGAGACTAAAAAGCAGTGGTTGTCATATGGGAATAGCCAGAAAGCAATGA
- the nlrc3l1 gene encoding NLR family CARD domain-containing protein 3 — MAVNLNNTMDDTDLEMATPAGSSSFGEAVSGRGQSVSGEEEDEDLYYIPERRPSLDLGPSPMDTSQWHYVDQASPPALGYWSMTSEESSDDITDNDGSSTRVQLDRADSFSSCYSMDSDDCEKRVPKVKNKDDAPAEPSDTPELIRDPNEKRHPSLTVKFTFKAICTTLGKLSEGDIRTFKRMLWTRYPQSFNIPPQGMDMVDLVDRLLECYDLEVSMQITKTLLEAIGQKKLVKFLETLCLRNEVRHDLCVTLKSKFGEVCEGSQGEKRPFDDVFTDLNITTTCDNGPNIEHEVMTIAKLDSNREEGKLLSTKDVLSAKRLERSSFKLLMIIGVPGSGKSMAVRRLVLDWMEERSHQHVAFLFPLLLRDLKQFEGSKISLLHILNTLYPATNKLREEDFSSEDCKLMFIFDGLDEYGGKLDFHNTDILSEHTDFTTLNVIIVNLLRGRLLYRGLFVVTSRSQVQRYIPWDTPYDEIDVCGFRDSEREVYFNKRFRNPDQAARVIAYINSCKTLRIMCHLPLFCSLVADEHERIFSQPGAQAELPRGLTNIYTKLMFTLIRQQRRFRAPDHSPDKEREFLMKLGKLAYNMLEKNQFKITKTDWKENGLNAEEAVINSGLCTQYITKPFVLFQEKVISFIHPTMQEYMAALYVFLSFRNQGKNVFEQHLKQKVRGILKGHKSIELYKNAVDRSLLCEDGKLDIFLRFLFGMSVKTNRELLKPFCTTSFKWSTYTEDAAALIRKKMNENQNPGRNSNLQRCLEELAA, encoded by the exons ATGGCTGTCAATCTCAACAATACAATGGACGACACTGATCTAGAGATGGCCACGCCAGCAGGCAGCTCTTCTTTTGGGGAGGCAGTGTCTGGTAGAGGACAGAGCGTGTCtggtgaagaagaggatgaagatcTCTACTACATCCCCGAAAGAAGACCCTCTCTGGACTTGGGACCGAGTCCGATGGATACGAGCCAGTG gcattATGTGGATCAGGCCTCGCCTCCAGCTCTGGGCTACTGGTCAATGACAAGTGAGGAGAGCTCAGACGACATCACTGACAATGATGGTTCCTCCACAAG GGTCCAGCTGGACAGAGCCGATTCATTCTCTAGCTGCTACTCCATGGACAGTGACGACTGTGAAAAGAGAGTCCCTAA ggtgaaaaacaaagatgatGCCCCTGCAGAGCCTTCTGACACACCTGAGTTAATCCGTGACCCAAATGAGAAACGGCATCCTTCTCTGACAGTGAAATTCACATTTAAG GCTATTTGTACAACCCTTGGGAAGCTGTCAGAGGGGGACATTAGAACTTTCAAGAGGATGCTGTGGACGCGTTACCCGCAGTCATTCAACATTCCTCCACAAGGCATGGACATGGTGGACCTTGTGGACCGGCTGCTCGAGTGTTATGACCTGGAGGTGTCCATGCAGATCACCAAAACCCTTCTTGAAGCAATTGGCCAGAAGAAGTTGGTTAAGTTCCTCGAGACTTTGTGCCTCAGAA atgAAGTACGTCACGATTTATGCGTGACCCTGAAGAGTAAATTCGGCGAAGTATGTGAGGGTTCGCAGGGGGAGAAGAGACCCTTTGATGATGTCTTCACTGATCTCAACATAACCACAACATGTGATAACGGCCCAAATATTGAACATGAGGTCATGACCATAGCAAAGCTGGACAGCAACCGCGAAGAAGGGAAACTGCTTTCTACTAAAGATGTTCTGAGTGCTAAAAGGCTGGAGCGCTCAAGCTTCAAGCTTCTAATGATCATCGGAGTGCCAGGGTCGGGGAAGTCCATGGCGGTCAGAAGGTTGGTCCTCGATTGGATGGAAGAGCGGTCCCACCAGCATGTGGCTTTCTTGTTTCCCTTGCTGTTAAGAGATCTCAAACAGTTTGAGGGCTCAAAGATCTCCCTGCTGCACATATTAAACACACTGTACCCCGCAACGAATAAGCTACGGGAAGAGGATTTTTCATCCGAGGATTGCAAATTAATGTTTATCTTTGACGGTCTCGATGAGTACGGTGGTAAACTTGACTTTCATAACACTGACATTCTCAGTGAACACACCGATTTCACCACCCTGAACGTAATCATCGTCAACCTCCTCAGGGGGAGGCTGTTGTACCGCGGCTTATTCGTGGTCACCTCTCGGTCGCAGGTGCAGCGCTACATTCCTTGGGACACGCCTTACGATGAGATCGACGTGTGTGGTTTCCGTGACTCTGAAAGGGAAGTGTATTTTAACAAGAGATTTCGGAACCCAGATCAGGCAGCTCGGGTTATCGCGTACATCAACTCTTGCAAAACCCTCCGCATCATGTGCCACCTCCCCTTGTTCTGCTCTCTGGTGGCTGATGAGCACGAGCGCATATTTAGTCAACCTGGGGCACAGGCAGAGCTGCCCAGGGGCCTCACCAACATCTACACAAAGCTGATGTTCACACTCATACGACAACAGCGCAGATTTCGAGCTCCAGATCATAGCccagataaagagagagagttcCTCATGAAACTTGGAAAGCTGGCCTATAACATGTTGGAAAAGAACCAGTTTAAGATCACCAAGACAGACTGGAAGGAGAATGGACTCAACGCTGAGGAGGCGGTGATCAACAGCGGCCTGTGCACACAATACATCACAAAGCCATTCGTCTTATTTCAGGAGAAAGTCATCAGCTTCATCCACCCCACCATGCAGGAGTACATGGCTGCCCTGTATGTGTTTCTCTCCTTTAGAAACCAGGGGAAGAACGTTTTTGAGCAGCACCTGAAACAGAAGGTTCGGGGGATCCTAAAGGGACACAAGTCAATCGAGCTGTACAAGAACGCTGTGGACAGAAGCCTGCTGTGCGAGGACGGCAAACTGGACATTTTCCTGCGTTTCCTGTTCGGCATGAGTGTCAAGACCAATCGGGAACTTCTCAAACCATTCTGCACAACCTCTTTCAAGTGGTCAACATACACTGAAGACGCTGCTGCGCtcatcaggaagaagatgaatGAAAACCAGAATCCTGGCAGAAATAGCAACTTGCAGCGTTGCCTGGAAGAGCTGGCCGCGTGA